From Streptomyces sp. CMB-StM0423, a single genomic window includes:
- a CDS encoding S8 family serine peptidase, producing MHRSPRRYLPVRAAVLGCLASLLASVPSLATALPESSVSHPAAFATATTAAPGASAATPSGPDARAAAAEPGTEITLVTGDTVTLGAVADGRPTVSVTPAEGTGGSTSFTTLHEGRDVYVIPDAVARLVPGVLDIELFNVTALAAMDYDDAATGTLPLIVRGPRPLAALDAAAGSRRLPSIGATAVDVPKDAAAGFAERLTAPEGPRAAAGVTKVWLDREVRAAELDWNLGMIGAPEAWGSGLSGAGVDVAVLDTGIDADHPDLRGQVAAAEDFTGSGTTGDPDGHGTHVASIVAGTGAAADGARRGVAHGARLLNARVLDDEGRGQSSWVIAGMEWATGQGAEVANLSLGAQPGDGDDPVALALDALTADTGTLFVAAAGNMGPFGGTIQSPGIARSALTVGAAVESGKTAFYSSVGPTRATFRAKPDLIAPGTGITGARSGGGTADPYTMMNGTSQAAPHVAGAAALLLEKHPGWSWERVKTALMTTADGEADKTQSQYAGAGMLDVPGAVSDTLEFDRGNVDFGYLRYPGGSEPRTVEFSVTNNGTEPERLDLSDNARDVYGDDAPDDLLTVSPAQVTVAPGEKQTITARLDPGAAPPRVYAGGVVVERDGRDTVTLPFNAYLEAPRHDIRLTVLDRDGEPWAGGTVYLANMDDYRPVSGGGSQTVHLDENGRGTARMLPGSLSVMAKVETPARDGSPATVAFAGSPEVMLDRDMEYTIDARRAKQLRPARVEGAQTEVEHVSVHYQRGDAKRGTGIGDGIYADGEEVTEGRVFLQPTGGVRSGTVAFETRWRLDATGPAHGRQADAYELVLGGEKVADPPVYDVSRAEARDLARMTSDYRSLHGSSDTYAETRFAYTDRIHAAYAMSEPLDVPRRRTELVTAGPEVRWHHCVRAPSAGGFSMCGPTGAYERGERGEPVWFRGPAPAVVAGNHYDGSLSVPVDLSDGEHSGQEPTGVFGEQRLRLYRDGTEVQPRQPGSSYFDVPSGPATYRLEHTARPDTARLPLGSRTETSWTFPSRGPAPGGPAVKPRLLTVDHRPPTRDDGTLRAGIPLMLGARLVSSETPSDMREEKGALRMWVSTDSGGRWHRMLVVPISDGSVLATAPGVRPRAGDSVSVRVEGSAAEGRTVDQTIVDAYPVR from the coding sequence ATGCATCGTTCGCCCCGGCGTTACCTGCCCGTCCGCGCCGCCGTGCTCGGCTGCCTCGCCTCGTTGCTGGCCTCCGTGCCTTCTCTAGCCACAGCGCTGCCGGAATCGTCAGTGTCACACCCGGCGGCATTCGCCACCGCAACCACCGCCGCCCCGGGCGCCTCCGCCGCCACGCCGTCCGGCCCGGACGCGCGCGCCGCGGCGGCGGAACCGGGTACCGAGATCACCCTCGTGACGGGCGACACCGTCACCCTCGGCGCCGTCGCCGACGGCCGGCCGACCGTCTCCGTGACCCCCGCGGAAGGCACCGGGGGGAGCACGTCGTTCACGACCCTGCACGAGGGACGCGACGTGTACGTCATCCCCGACGCCGTGGCCCGGCTGGTGCCCGGCGTCCTGGACATCGAGCTGTTCAACGTCACCGCCCTGGCCGCGATGGACTACGACGACGCCGCCACCGGCACCCTCCCGCTGATCGTCCGCGGCCCGCGCCCGCTGGCCGCGCTCGACGCGGCGGCCGGCAGCCGCCGGCTGCCCAGCATCGGCGCCACCGCCGTCGACGTGCCCAAGGACGCCGCCGCCGGCTTCGCCGAACGGCTCACCGCGCCCGAAGGCCCCCGGGCCGCGGCCGGGGTGACGAAGGTGTGGCTCGACCGCGAGGTCCGGGCCGCGGAACTCGACTGGAACCTCGGCATGATCGGCGCCCCCGAGGCGTGGGGGAGCGGCCTGAGCGGCGCCGGCGTGGACGTCGCGGTGCTCGACACCGGCATCGACGCCGACCACCCCGACCTGCGCGGACAGGTCGCCGCCGCCGAGGACTTCACCGGCAGCGGCACCACCGGCGACCCCGACGGCCACGGCACGCACGTGGCCTCGATCGTCGCCGGCACCGGCGCGGCGGCGGACGGCGCCCGGCGCGGCGTCGCCCACGGCGCCCGGCTGCTCAACGCCCGGGTACTGGACGACGAGGGCCGGGGGCAGTCGTCCTGGGTCATCGCGGGCATGGAGTGGGCCACCGGGCAGGGCGCCGAGGTGGCGAACCTCAGCCTCGGCGCGCAGCCGGGGGACGGCGACGACCCGGTCGCCCTCGCACTGGACGCCCTCACCGCCGACACCGGCACCCTCTTCGTCGCGGCGGCGGGCAACATGGGCCCGTTCGGCGGCACCATCCAGTCGCCGGGCATCGCGCGCAGCGCGCTGACGGTCGGCGCCGCGGTGGAGAGCGGCAAGACGGCGTTCTACTCCAGCGTCGGGCCGACGCGCGCCACGTTCCGCGCCAAGCCCGACCTGATCGCGCCCGGCACCGGCATCACCGGCGCCCGCTCCGGCGGCGGCACGGCTGATCCGTACACGATGATGAACGGCACCTCGCAGGCCGCGCCGCATGTCGCGGGCGCCGCCGCGCTGCTGCTGGAGAAGCACCCCGGCTGGAGCTGGGAGCGGGTGAAGACCGCGCTCATGACCACCGCGGACGGGGAGGCGGACAAGACGCAGTCGCAGTACGCGGGGGCCGGCATGCTCGACGTGCCGGGCGCCGTCTCCGACACCCTCGAATTCGACCGCGGCAACGTCGACTTCGGCTACCTCCGCTACCCCGGCGGCAGCGAGCCGCGCACCGTCGAGTTCTCCGTCACCAACAACGGCACCGAGCCCGAGCGCCTGGACCTCTCCGACAACGCCCGCGACGTCTACGGCGACGACGCCCCCGACGACCTCCTGACCGTCAGCCCGGCACAGGTCACCGTGGCGCCGGGGGAGAAGCAGACGATCACGGCCAGGCTCGACCCCGGCGCGGCGCCGCCGCGCGTCTACGCCGGCGGGGTCGTGGTGGAGCGCGACGGCCGCGACACCGTCACCCTGCCGTTCAACGCCTACCTCGAAGCGCCCAGGCACGACATCCGGCTGACCGTGCTCGACCGCGACGGCGAGCCCTGGGCGGGCGGCACCGTGTACCTCGCCAACATGGACGACTACCGCCCCGTCAGCGGCGGCGGCTCCCAGACCGTGCACCTGGACGAGAACGGCCGGGGCACCGCCCGGATGCTGCCCGGCTCGCTCAGCGTGATGGCGAAGGTCGAGACCCCGGCGCGCGACGGCTCCCCGGCCACGGTCGCGTTCGCCGGCTCACCCGAGGTCATGCTCGACCGGGACATGGAGTACACCATCGACGCGCGCAGGGCCAAGCAACTGCGGCCGGCGCGGGTCGAGGGCGCGCAGACCGAGGTCGAGCACGTCTCCGTCCACTACCAGCGCGGTGACGCCAAGCGGGGCACGGGTATCGGCGACGGCATCTACGCCGACGGCGAAGAGGTCACCGAGGGCCGGGTGTTCCTGCAGCCGACCGGCGGGGTCAGGAGCGGCACCGTGGCGTTCGAGACCCGCTGGCGGCTGGACGCGACGGGTCCGGCGCACGGCCGGCAGGCGGACGCCTACGAGCTGGTGCTCGGCGGCGAGAAGGTCGCCGACCCGCCGGTCTACGACGTCTCCCGCGCCGAGGCCCGCGACCTCGCCCGGATGACGTCCGACTACCGCTCGCTGCACGGGAGTTCCGACACGTACGCCGAGACGCGCTTCGCCTACACCGACCGGATCCATGCCGCCTACGCGATGAGCGAGCCGCTGGACGTGCCGCGGCGCAGGACGGAACTGGTCACCGCGGGACCGGAGGTGCGCTGGCACCACTGTGTGCGCGCGCCGTCCGCGGGCGGCTTCTCGATGTGCGGGCCGACGGGAGCGTACGAACGCGGGGAGCGGGGCGAGCCCGTGTGGTTCCGCGGGCCGGCACCGGCCGTGGTCGCCGGCAACCACTACGACGGCAGCCTCAGCGTGCCCGTGGACCTCAGCGACGGCGAGCACAGCGGGCAGGAGCCGACCGGCGTGTTCGGCGAGCAGAGGCTGCGGCTGTACCGCGACGGCACCGAGGTGCAGCCGCGTCAGCCGGGCAGCTCGTACTTCGACGTGCCGTCCGGGCCCGCGACGTACCGCCTGGAGCACACGGCGCGCCCGGACACCGCGCGGCTGCCGCTCGGCAGCCGTACGGAGACCAGTTGGACCTTCCCGTCCCGCGGCCCCGCGCCCGGCGGGCCGGCCGTCAAGCCGCGGCTGCTCACCGTCGACCACCGGCCGCCGACCCGCGACGACGGCACGCTGCGCGCCGGTATCCCGCTGATGCTCGGGGCCCGGCTGGTGTCCTCCGAGACCCCGAGCGACATGCGGGAGGAGAAGGGCGCGCTGCGGATGTGGGTGTCCACCGACTCCGGCGGCCGCTGGCACCGCATGCTGGTCGTGCCCATATCTGACGGGTCCGTGCTGGCCACGGCGCCCGGGGTGCGGCCGCGCGCGGGTGACTCCGTCTCCGTACGCGTCGAGGGCTCGGCCGCCGAGGGCCGGACCGTCGACCAGACCATCGTCGACGCCTACCCGGTGCGCTGA
- a CDS encoding helix-turn-helix transcriptional regulator has translation MLEPAGVEPTEERVYRLLVGLHGADAETVAAELGLDRRRAESLLTSLQEKGLVSGPEQRPGGGGHFVPVAPDVALGPRLLRGQEALERARRGVAELAEEFRAGGRRRDARQLVEVVTGVAAIRQQIRDLAYGSRTEVLALCKAGHVAMPSEDNDEEFEMLAKGVRYRVIYERALLEEPGMLGNVALGVRAGEAARAASALPVRLMIADGALALCPLVPSADSRFGEPTVAVVRSSALLDALIALFESQWAAASPLHVTGAGELAGLGEGPGAAGPALAEDERYLLSLVVAGLADKAIATQLGISQRTVQRRLRDMMGRVGADTRAQLVWQAARRDWLP, from the coding sequence ATGCTGGAGCCGGCAGGCGTCGAACCGACGGAGGAACGGGTGTACCGGCTGCTGGTCGGGCTGCACGGCGCGGACGCGGAGACCGTGGCCGCGGAGCTGGGCCTCGACCGGCGGCGCGCGGAGTCGCTGCTGACCTCGCTGCAGGAGAAGGGTCTGGTCAGCGGCCCGGAGCAACGCCCGGGCGGCGGGGGGCACTTCGTGCCCGTGGCGCCGGACGTGGCGCTCGGGCCGCGGCTGCTGCGCGGGCAGGAGGCGTTGGAGCGGGCCAGACGCGGGGTGGCCGAGCTGGCCGAGGAGTTCCGGGCGGGCGGCCGGCGCCGTGACGCGCGGCAGCTCGTCGAGGTCGTCACGGGCGTGGCGGCGATCCGGCAGCAGATACGGGACCTCGCGTACGGCTCGCGCACGGAGGTGCTCGCGCTGTGCAAGGCGGGGCACGTGGCGATGCCGTCGGAGGACAACGACGAGGAGTTCGAGATGCTCGCCAAGGGGGTGCGCTACCGCGTCATCTACGAGCGCGCCCTGCTGGAGGAGCCCGGAATGCTGGGCAACGTCGCCCTGGGCGTCCGCGCGGGCGAGGCGGCACGGGCGGCGAGCGCGCTGCCGGTGCGGCTGATGATCGCGGACGGGGCGCTGGCGCTGTGCCCGCTGGTGCCGAGCGCGGACAGCAGGTTCGGCGAGCCGACGGTGGCGGTGGTGCGCAGCAGCGCGCTGCTGGACGCGCTGATCGCGCTCTTCGAGAGCCAGTGGGCGGCGGCGTCGCCGCTGCACGTCACCGGGGCGGGCGAGCTGGCCGGGCTCGGCGAGGGCCCCGGTGCGGCCGGGCCCGCGCTGGCGGAGGACGAGCGCTATCTGCTGTCGCTGGTGGTCGCGGGGCTGGCGGACAAGGCGATCGCGACCCAGCTCGGCATCAGCCAGCGCACCGTGCAGCGCCGGCTGCGGGACATGATGGGCCGCGTGGGCGCCGACACCCGGGCGCAGTTGGTGTGGCAGGCGGCCCGCCGCGACTGGCTGCCGTGA
- a CDS encoding S8 family serine peptidase: MHLRRVKLPALATAGALLVTLAPSATHAAASPGGATVTDRAAGSSLSSVTLVTGDRVRLERFPDGRQAATVTPRDGAEGGGGFEQLEIDGDLHVIPTDAVPYVGSGAVDRDLFNITELVEQGYGDGRSKRIPLIVSYAKGARSADAAELPGAKPGAALPSLNARAVEAGKDKADRLWEAVDDDRKNARTAAGPKLAGGIERIWLDRKVSASLDRSVAQIGAPEVWQGGHDGKGVKVAVLDTGVDAEHPDLAGKVDEARNFSDSPTTGDAFGHGTHVAATVAGTGAGSGGSRKGVAPGARLMIGKVLGDDGFGSESQVLAGMEWAAGAGADVVNMSLGTDGATDGTDALSLGLNRLTAETGTLFVASAGNNGPSSATVGSPGAADAALTVGAVDRDESLAGFSSRGPRVGDLAVKPDITAPGVDIVAARAAGTAMGTPVDDLYTAASGTSMAAPHVAGAAALIAQRHPGWTAQQLKDALVSTAERHDDLTVYEQGGGRVDAARADAQQVYATGTLGFGGVDEGGEPVRREVTYTNASDAPVTLKLAASLRAANGEPVPADAVGLPDGDTVEIAAGGTATVPVTLDPAGLRPGRYGGYVTATAGDTVAHTTIGAVREAPTRTVTLRGIDRSGQPAFVNPVTLFGEDDRYDVVTYIPNGRTLTVEVPEGEYFLHAVVSDKIPGGSVDSLIVDPQLKVDGDLDVVLDARKANEVKIETPKPAVQEAVMSFYSHREFGNRSISHGHMEFSVDGRKLYVTPTARAREGVFEVSSRWQLEAPMLTGTVRGPGTQDRADIEAVRLMGRSPALDGTRQLPLVDAGAGTEADFAALADGGADLARSAVLVDGETPQDENAVRRAAAAGAKYVIVVCPEGSPGWSVWRPGGARLPAVGAMVRYDVGERLRAALAGGLATVELRGTPASPYMYDVMQVAKQQVPERVVHRVNGSNTATVQTSYGDSGGNPWTKEQRFGWRPWMGTAINQYQRHVPTPHERTEYVSAGDTLWRHNVHHRYTFDTFNPLAGGMIQEARSYRAGERVEESWFAPVVRPAIPRGVEGLTSYREGDQLTIRIPEFADSQEGHYSRLDGGDWDGTPADKSSAALYRDGEKLAEGRTAWGAFPAGGTGGKGTYRLDLAVDRTTPEWRTGVSTRTSWSFAADRPAAGEQDLLPLVQLDYDVPADARGAAPGGRLVPLGITARHQDGLDGRRIKGMEVSTSFDDGATWQDAVVVPWWDGGYQVWLRHPSVGDDGGFVSLRVKAWDDAGNSVEQTVKRAYALK, translated from the coding sequence GTGCATCTACGACGAGTAAAGCTGCCGGCGCTCGCCACCGCGGGCGCGCTCCTGGTCACGCTGGCGCCATCCGCGACCCACGCAGCCGCCTCACCCGGCGGAGCGACGGTCACGGACCGGGCGGCCGGCTCCTCGCTCAGCTCCGTCACGCTCGTCACCGGCGACCGTGTACGGCTTGAGCGCTTCCCCGACGGCCGGCAGGCCGCCACCGTGACGCCACGCGACGGCGCCGAAGGAGGCGGCGGCTTCGAGCAGCTCGAAATCGACGGCGACCTGCACGTCATCCCCACCGACGCGGTGCCGTACGTCGGCTCCGGGGCCGTGGACCGCGACCTGTTCAACATCACGGAACTGGTCGAGCAGGGCTACGGCGACGGGCGCAGCAAGCGGATCCCGCTGATCGTGTCGTACGCGAAGGGCGCCCGCAGCGCCGACGCCGCGGAGCTTCCGGGGGCGAAGCCCGGCGCCGCGCTGCCGAGTCTGAACGCCCGCGCCGTCGAGGCCGGCAAGGACAAGGCCGATCGCCTCTGGGAGGCCGTCGACGACGACCGCAAGAACGCCAGGACGGCGGCCGGGCCGAAGCTCGCCGGCGGCATCGAGCGCATCTGGCTGGACCGCAAGGTCAGCGCCTCGCTCGACCGCAGCGTGGCGCAGATCGGCGCGCCCGAGGTCTGGCAGGGCGGCCACGACGGCAAGGGCGTCAAGGTCGCGGTGCTGGACACCGGCGTCGACGCCGAACACCCGGACCTGGCCGGCAAGGTCGACGAGGCCCGCAACTTCTCCGACAGCCCCACCACCGGCGACGCCTTCGGCCACGGTACGCACGTCGCGGCCACCGTCGCCGGCACCGGCGCCGGCTCCGGCGGCTCCCGCAAGGGCGTCGCGCCCGGCGCCCGGCTGATGATCGGCAAGGTGCTCGGCGATGACGGCTTCGGCTCCGAGTCGCAGGTGCTCGCCGGCATGGAGTGGGCCGCGGGTGCCGGGGCCGACGTGGTCAACATGAGCCTCGGCACCGACGGGGCCACCGACGGCACCGACGCGCTGAGCCTCGGCCTGAACCGGCTGACCGCCGAGACCGGCACCCTCTTCGTCGCCTCGGCCGGCAACAACGGCCCCAGCTCGGCCACCGTCGGCTCGCCCGGCGCCGCCGACGCCGCGCTCACCGTGGGCGCCGTCGACCGCGACGAGTCGCTGGCCGGCTTCTCCAGCCGCGGCCCGCGCGTCGGCGACCTCGCCGTCAAGCCCGACATCACCGCGCCCGGCGTGGACATCGTCGCCGCCCGCGCGGCCGGCACCGCCATGGGCACGCCCGTGGACGACCTCTACACGGCCGCCTCCGGCACCTCCATGGCCGCGCCGCACGTCGCCGGCGCCGCCGCGCTGATCGCGCAGCGGCACCCCGGCTGGACCGCGCAGCAGCTCAAGGACGCGCTCGTCAGTACCGCCGAGCGGCACGACGACCTGACGGTCTACGAGCAGGGCGGCGGGCGCGTGGACGCCGCCCGCGCCGACGCGCAGCAGGTGTACGCCACCGGCACCCTCGGCTTCGGCGGCGTCGACGAGGGCGGCGAGCCGGTGCGGCGCGAGGTCACGTACACCAACGCCTCCGACGCGCCCGTGACGCTCAAGCTCGCCGCCTCGCTGCGGGCCGCGAACGGCGAGCCGGTCCCGGCCGACGCCGTGGGACTGCCGGACGGAGACACCGTCGAGATCGCCGCGGGCGGCACCGCGACCGTCCCGGTCACCCTCGACCCGGCGGGGCTGCGCCCCGGCCGTTACGGCGGGTACGTCACCGCCACCGCGGGCGACACCGTCGCGCACACCACCATCGGCGCCGTCCGCGAGGCACCCACCCGTACGGTCACGCTGCGCGGCATCGACCGCTCCGGGCAGCCCGCGTTCGTCAACCCCGTCACGCTCTTCGGCGAGGACGACCGCTACGACGTCGTCACGTACATCCCGAACGGCAGGACGCTGACCGTCGAGGTGCCGGAGGGCGAGTACTTCCTGCACGCGGTGGTCTCCGACAAGATCCCGGGCGGCAGCGTCGACAGCCTCATCGTCGACCCGCAGCTCAAGGTCGACGGCGACCTGGACGTCGTGCTCGACGCCCGCAAGGCCAACGAGGTGAAGATCGAGACGCCGAAGCCGGCGGTGCAGGAAGCCGTCATGAGCTTCTACAGCCACCGCGAGTTCGGCAACCGCAGCATCTCCCACGGGCACATGGAGTTCAGCGTCGACGGCCGCAAGCTGTACGTGACGCCGACCGCCAGGGCCCGCGAGGGCGTCTTCGAGGTCTCCTCCCGCTGGCAGTTGGAGGCCCCGATGCTCACCGGCACCGTCCGCGGGCCCGGGACGCAGGACCGCGCCGACATCGAGGCCGTACGCCTGATGGGCCGCTCCCCGGCCCTCGACGGCACCCGGCAACTGCCGCTGGTCGACGCCGGTGCGGGCACGGAGGCGGACTTCGCCGCCCTCGCCGACGGCGGCGCCGACCTCGCCCGCTCGGCCGTCCTGGTCGACGGCGAGACCCCGCAGGACGAGAACGCGGTCCGCCGTGCCGCGGCCGCCGGGGCGAAGTACGTCATCGTCGTCTGCCCGGAGGGCTCGCCCGGCTGGAGCGTGTGGCGGCCCGGCGGCGCCCGGCTGCCCGCGGTGGGCGCGATGGTCCGCTACGACGTCGGCGAGCGGCTGCGCGCGGCGCTGGCCGGGGGCCTGGCGACCGTCGAACTGCGCGGCACGCCCGCCAGCCCGTACATGTACGACGTGATGCAGGTGGCGAAGCAGCAGGTGCCCGAGCGCGTGGTGCACCGGGTGAACGGCTCGAACACCGCCACCGTGCAGACCAGTTACGGCGACTCCGGCGGCAACCCCTGGACCAAGGAGCAGCGCTTCGGCTGGCGGCCGTGGATGGGGACGGCCATCAACCAGTACCAGCGGCACGTGCCCACCCCGCACGAGCGCACCGAGTACGTGAGCGCCGGCGACACCCTCTGGCGCCACAACGTCCACCACCGCTACACCTTCGACACCTTCAACCCGCTGGCCGGCGGCATGATCCAGGAGGCCCGCAGCTACCGGGCGGGCGAGCGGGTCGAGGAGAGCTGGTTCGCACCGGTGGTGCGGCCCGCGATCCCGCGCGGCGTGGAGGGGCTGACCTCGTACCGCGAGGGCGACCAGCTCACCATCCGCATCCCGGAGTTCGCCGACTCCCAGGAGGGCCACTACAGCCGCCTGGACGGCGGCGACTGGGACGGCACCCCGGCGGACAAGTCGTCGGCGGCGCTGTACCGCGACGGCGAGAAGCTGGCCGAGGGCCGCACGGCCTGGGGCGCGTTCCCCGCGGGCGGCACCGGCGGGAAGGGCACGTACCGCCTGGACCTCGCGGTCGACAGGACCACCCCCGAGTGGCGCACGGGCGTGAGCACGCGCACCAGTTGGTCGTTCGCGGCCGACCGCCCCGCGGCGGGCGAGCAGGACCTGCTGCCGCTGGTGCAGTTGGACTACGACGTGCCGGCCGACGCGCGGGGCGCGGCGCCCGGCGGGCGGCTGGTGCCGCTCGGCATCACGGCGCGGCACCAGGACGGTCTCGACGGGCGGCGCATCAAGGGGATGGAGGTCTCCACCTCCTTCGACGACGGCGCCACCTGGCAGGACGCCGTGGTGGTGCCCTGGTGGGACGGCGGGTACCAGGTCTGGCTGCGGCACCCCTCGGTGGGTGACGACGGCGGCTTCGTCTCGCTGCGCGTGAAGGCGTGGGACGACGCCGGCAACAGCGTCGAGCAGACGGTGAAGCGGGCCTACGCGCTGAAGTGA
- a CDS encoding alpha/beta fold hydrolase: MPGTTPEPPADGIADAALVELPRTGHLAPVERPEAVLAALLAHFAPAAHGPGNWYSPG, from the coding sequence GTGCCGGGAACCACGCCGGAGCCGCCTGCCGACGGCATCGCCGACGCCGCCCTCGTCGAGCTGCCCCGCACCGGCCACCTCGCGCCCGTCGAGCGCCCGGAGGCCGTACTGGCCGCCCTGCTCGCCCACTTCGCGCCCGCCGCGCACGGCCCGGGCAACTGGTACAGCCCCGGCTGA
- a CDS encoding LysR family transcriptional regulator, whose amino-acid sequence MDLELRHLRCLVAIVDAGSFTDAAIDLGVSQAAVSRTLLALERILGVRLLHRTSRSVAPTTAGVQVLARARHLLAEADDLVGEATTGHTRLRIGHAWSAAGRHTAEFQRRWAGRHPDVELHLIRTNSATGGLAEGLCDLAIVRTGVDERRYAHAVVGHERRYCAMAADDPFARRSLLLADIRDRTVLVDRRTGTTTAEMWPEEDRPAVEHTRDVDDWLADIATGRRVGLTPESTVAQYRRDGIVYRPVRDAPPVAVRFVWRRHDPHPATHAAVALLQDLYREHEARRGGKGRRARGR is encoded by the coding sequence ATGGATCTGGAGCTACGCCACCTGCGCTGCCTGGTCGCCATCGTGGACGCCGGCAGCTTCACCGACGCCGCCATCGATCTCGGCGTCTCCCAGGCCGCGGTCTCCCGCACCCTGCTGGCGCTGGAGCGGATCCTCGGCGTCCGGCTGCTCCACCGCACGAGCAGGAGCGTCGCCCCGACCACCGCGGGCGTCCAGGTGCTCGCCCGCGCGCGGCACCTGCTCGCCGAGGCGGACGACCTCGTCGGCGAGGCCACCACCGGCCACACCCGGCTGCGCATCGGACACGCCTGGTCGGCGGCGGGACGGCACACCGCGGAGTTCCAGCGCCGGTGGGCCGGCCGGCACCCGGACGTGGAGCTGCATCTGATCCGTACCAACTCGGCCACCGGCGGCCTCGCGGAAGGGCTCTGCGACCTGGCCATCGTCCGCACCGGTGTCGACGAGCGGCGCTACGCCCACGCCGTCGTCGGCCACGAGCGCCGCTACTGCGCGATGGCCGCCGACGACCCCTTCGCCCGCCGCAGCCTGCTGCTCGCCGACATCCGCGACCGCACCGTCCTGGTGGACCGCCGCACCGGCACCACCACCGCCGAGATGTGGCCGGAGGAGGACCGGCCGGCGGTGGAGCACACCCGGGACGTCGACGACTGGCTCGCGGACATCGCCACCGGCCGTCGCGTCGGGCTCACCCCGGAGAGCACCGTGGCGCAGTACCGCCGGGACGGCATCGTCTACCGGCCCGTACGGGACGCGCCGCCGGTCGCCGTGCGGTTCGTCTGGCGCCGCCACGACCCGCACCCGGCCACGCACGCCGCGGTGGCGCTCCTCCAGGATCTCTACCGCGAGCACGAGGCCCGCCGGGGCGGTAAGGGCCGCCGGGCGCGGGGGCGTTGA
- a CDS encoding EamA family transporter: MLRAMTVEPQPAAVRPRAGPREGARTAGRAAGVAMMLGSGLSNQTGAAVAALAFPAVGPAGVVAVRQWVAGAVLLAVGRPRMRTFTRAQWWPVLGLAAVFAVMNLSLYTAIGRIGLGLAVTLEFLGPLAVALAATRRRTDLACALAAGTAVAVLTRPRPATDYAGIALALLAAVCWACYILLGRTVGRRLPGVQGPAAAAAVSGLAYVPVGAVVLAHRPPTAAALGYAVTAGVLSSAVPFLSDLLTLRRVPARLFGTFMSVNPVLAALVGMAVLDQRLGPYEWAAIAVIVTANAVVVTRR, encoded by the coding sequence ATGCTCCGTGCCATGACCGTGGAACCGCAGCCCGCAGCCGTCCGCCCGCGTGCCGGCCCGCGGGAGGGCGCCAGGACCGCGGGACGTGCGGCGGGCGTCGCGATGATGCTCGGCAGCGGGCTGTCGAACCAGACCGGCGCCGCCGTCGCCGCGCTGGCGTTCCCCGCCGTCGGCCCGGCCGGGGTGGTCGCCGTACGGCAGTGGGTGGCCGGCGCCGTGCTGCTGGCCGTGGGCCGGCCCCGGATGCGTACGTTCACGCGCGCGCAGTGGTGGCCGGTGCTGGGTCTCGCCGCGGTGTTCGCGGTCATGAACCTGTCCCTGTACACCGCGATCGGCCGGATCGGCCTCGGCCTCGCGGTGACGCTGGAGTTCCTCGGCCCGCTGGCAGTGGCGCTCGCCGCCACCCGCCGCCGCACCGACCTGGCGTGCGCGCTGGCCGCAGGCACGGCCGTGGCCGTCCTCACCCGCCCGCGCCCCGCCACCGACTACGCGGGCATCGCGCTCGCCCTGCTCGCCGCCGTCTGCTGGGCCTGCTACATCCTGCTGGGCCGCACGGTCGGCCGCCGGCTGCCAGGCGTCCAGGGCCCGGCGGCGGCAGCGGCCGTCTCCGGCCTCGCGTACGTCCCCGTCGGCGCGGTCGTCCTGGCCCACCGCCCGCCGACCGCCGCGGCCCTCGGCTACGCCGTCACCGCCGGCGTGCTCTCCTCCGCCGTCCCCTTCCTCTCCGACCTGCTCACGCTGCGGCGCGTCCCGGCCCGGCTGTTCGGCACGTTCATGAGCGTCAACCCGGTGCTGGCGGCGCTCGTCGGCATGGCCGTGCTCGACCAGCGGCTTGGCCCGTACGAATGGGCGGCGATCGCCGTGATCGTCACCGCGAACGCCGTCGTCGTCACCCGCCGCTGA